In a genomic window of Roseiflexus castenholzii DSM 13941:
- a CDS encoding DEAD/DEAH box helicase family protein, whose product MNTASSFTVHHSSFQQLENRLVLLAWLNSLFGYTSNRALLEDCKSVDEGYGPDGRSFLYHHLVARGSQVKISNDDLARYDENIRLHLEKINRGRIERITLRYFQYLAALYTEIYLDRLFNHRGGADGRPPLLADLNAFATMRNDERGMRNDERGMRNDERGMRNDERGMRNDERGMQRDSSLIIQDSDLTKLAYWMATGSGKTLILHLNYHQFLHYNREPIDNILLITPNEGLSEQHLAELAASGIPARRFDVNASSLWTGGRDIVQVIEITKLVEEKRGGGVSVPVEAFEGRNLIFVDEGHKGAGGEAWRKYREALGATGFTLEYSATFGQALSAARNDPLTAEYGKSILFDYSYKYFYSDGFGKDFRILNLRDETRSDQTEMLLMGNLLSFYEQVRLYEEQTDALRPYNLEKPLWVFVGSTVNAVYTENKQPRSDVLTVVRFLHHALSDRDWAIKTIKAVLGGKTGLVSPDGQDVFAGRFGYLRKTGATPEQLYDDILRRIFNAPAGGGLHLCEIKSSPGELGLKAANAGDYFGLIYIGDTSAFKKLAEEEAGDIALEGDAIAHSLFERINRPDSGLHVLIGAKKFMEGWNSWRVASMGLLNIGRQEGSQIIQLFGRGVRLKGKAMSLKRSAALEGSHPPHLRLLETLNIFAVRANYMAQFRDYLEREGVEVEPPIELPLFVWANEQFLKQGLVVPRPPEVRDFTAETALLLEPDSRIRVHVDLSVKVQAIESTRLGLHTADVRGGRAQAIPAESLDWVDWQQAYLDVLAYKARKGWSNLVIQPETLRQIVELKDKGVPVCTVIADERVIRPQSFRDRALLQQVVTQLLCRYVDRLYQTRREQWDEQTMVYRPLDENDPNLGFRPPGVNEKRAGYVIRVPRSEQQLVEAVRTLLEEQERLYQQENAGLPRIHFDRHLYQPLLVDMPGKAQIAPPGLKESEARFVCDLRDYWDAEKNNSLEGKEVFLLRNLSRGYGIGFFEERGFYPDFILWVVDQATKAQRIVFIEPHGMVHAKAYIHDEKARLHERLPVLADEIGKRSGRTDITLDAFIVSATSYDDLHQHYDDGTWDRARFAERHILFQERGQNYDYLRILFGQLTSAST is encoded by the coding sequence ATGAACACTGCATCATCATTCACCGTTCATCATTCATCATTCCAACAACTCGAAAACCGCCTGGTCCTGCTGGCCTGGCTCAATAGCCTCTTTGGCTACACGAGCAACCGCGCGTTGCTGGAAGACTGCAAGAGCGTGGATGAAGGTTATGGCCCAGATGGGCGCAGTTTTCTTTACCATCACCTGGTTGCCCGCGGCAGTCAGGTTAAAATCTCCAACGACGACCTGGCGCGCTACGACGAAAACATCCGTCTGCACCTGGAGAAGATCAACCGTGGCCGCATTGAACGCATCACGTTGCGCTACTTTCAATACCTGGCCGCCTTGTACACGGAAATCTATCTCGACCGTCTTTTCAACCACCGTGGAGGGGCGGACGGCCGTCCGCCCCTACTGGCCGACCTCAATGCCTTCGCCACAATGCGGAATGATGAACGCGGAATGCGGAATGATGAACGCGGAATGCGGAATGATGAACGCGGAATGCGGAATGATGAACGCGGAATGCGGAATGATGAACGCGGAATGCAGCGCGATTCATCACTCATCATTCAGGATTCAGATTTGACGAAACTTGCCTACTGGATGGCCACCGGCAGCGGCAAGACGCTCATCCTGCACCTGAACTACCACCAGTTTCTGCACTACAACCGCGAACCGATAGACAACATCCTGCTCATCACGCCCAACGAAGGACTGAGCGAGCAGCACCTGGCCGAACTGGCCGCCTCAGGCATCCCGGCGCGGCGCTTCGACGTGAATGCCAGCAGCCTCTGGACTGGCGGTCGGGACATCGTGCAGGTCATTGAGATCACCAAACTTGTGGAGGAAAAGCGCGGCGGCGGGGTGAGCGTGCCGGTGGAGGCCTTCGAGGGACGCAACCTCATCTTCGTGGACGAGGGACACAAGGGCGCAGGCGGCGAGGCCTGGCGCAAGTACCGCGAGGCGCTCGGCGCGACCGGTTTCACCTTAGAATACAGCGCCACATTTGGGCAGGCGCTCTCGGCGGCGCGTAACGACCCGCTCACCGCCGAATACGGCAAGTCCATCCTCTTTGACTATTCTTACAAGTATTTTTACAGCGATGGGTTTGGCAAAGACTTTCGCATCCTGAACCTGCGCGATGAAACCCGGTCCGACCAGACGGAAATGCTCCTGATGGGCAATCTGCTCTCTTTCTACGAGCAGGTGCGGCTCTACGAGGAGCAAACCGACGCCCTGCGTCCATACAACCTGGAAAAGCCGTTATGGGTGTTTGTTGGGAGCACGGTCAACGCCGTTTATACCGAGAACAAACAGCCGCGCAGCGATGTGCTGACCGTCGTGCGTTTCCTGCATCACGCCCTGAGCGACCGCGACTGGGCGATCAAGACCATCAAAGCCGTTCTCGGCGGCAAGACCGGATTGGTCTCGCCGGATGGACAAGATGTATTTGCGGGCAGGTTCGGCTACCTGCGCAAGACCGGTGCGACGCCGGAGCAGCTCTATGACGATATCCTTCGGCGCATTTTCAACGCTCCGGCCGGCGGCGGCTTGCACCTGTGCGAGATCAAGAGCAGCCCTGGCGAGCTGGGACTCAAAGCGGCCAATGCCGGGGACTATTTCGGCTTGATTTACATCGGCGACACATCGGCTTTCAAGAAACTGGCGGAAGAGGAAGCCGGCGACATTGCGCTGGAAGGAGACGCCATAGCCCACTCGCTCTTCGAGCGCATCAACCGCCCGGATTCCGGTCTGCACGTGCTCATCGGCGCCAAGAAGTTCATGGAAGGCTGGAACTCCTGGCGCGTGGCCAGCATGGGCCTCTTGAACATCGGGCGGCAGGAAGGTTCACAAATCATCCAACTCTTCGGGCGCGGCGTCCGCCTGAAGGGCAAAGCCATGAGCCTCAAACGCAGCGCCGCGCTGGAGGGCAGCCATCCCCCACACCTGCGCCTGCTGGAAACGCTCAACATCTTTGCCGTGCGCGCCAACTATATGGCGCAATTCCGCGACTATTTGGAACGCGAGGGGGTGGAGGTCGAACCGCCCATCGAGCTGCCGCTCTTTGTCTGGGCCAATGAACAATTCCTCAAGCAGGGTCTGGTCGTGCCGCGCCCGCCGGAGGTCCGCGATTTTACAGCGGAAACCGCGCTTCTGCTTGAACCGGATTCTCGCATCCGCGTGCATGTGGATCTGTCGGTCAAGGTGCAGGCGATCGAGAGCACGCGCCTGGGCCTGCACACCGCCGACGTGCGCGGCGGTCGGGCGCAGGCGATTCCCGCCGAAAGCCTGGACTGGGTGGACTGGCAGCAGGCCTATCTCGACGTGCTGGCTTACAAAGCGCGCAAAGGATGGAGCAATCTGGTTATCCAACCGGAGACGCTTCGGCAGATTGTCGAACTAAAGGATAAGGGTGTCCCGGTTTGCACGGTAATTGCCGACGAGCGGGTAATTCGGCCGCAATCGTTCAGAGACCGCGCCCTGCTTCAGCAAGTCGTGACGCAACTCCTTTGCCGCTACGTGGATCGCTTGTATCAGACGCGCCGCGAGCAATGGGATGAGCAAACCATGGTCTATCGGCCGCTTGACGAAAACGATCCCAACCTGGGTTTCAGGCCGCCAGGCGTGAACGAAAAAAGGGCGGGCTATGTGATCAGAGTGCCGCGTTCGGAGCAGCAGTTGGTTGAAGCGGTGCGCACGTTACTCGAGGAGCAGGAACGCCTGTATCAGCAAGAAAACGCCGGCCTGCCGCGCATCCATTTCGACCGTCACCTCTATCAACCCCTGCTGGTAGATATGCCTGGGAAGGCGCAGATTGCCCCGCCTGGGCTGAAGGAGAGCGAAGCGCGCTTTGTGTGCGATCTGCGCGACTACTGGGACGCAGAAAAGAACAATTCGCTGGAGGGTAAAGAGGTTTTCCTGCTGCGCAACCTGAGCCGCGGCTATGGCATAGGCTTTTTTGAGGAACGCGGCTTTTATCCGGATTTCATCCTGTGGGTGGTGGATCAGGCAACAAAAGCCCAGCGTATTGTCTTCATTGAGCCGCACGGCATGGTGCATGCCAAAGCCTACATCCACGACGAAAAGGCGCGTCTGCACGAGCGGCTGCCCGTGCTGGCAGATGAAATCGGGAAACGGAGCGGCCGGACCGACATCACGCTGGACGCCTTTATTGTATCGGCTACGTCGTACGACGACCTGCATCAGCACTATGACGACGGAACCTGGGATCGCGCCAGGTTTGCCGAAAGACATATCCTTTTCCAAGAGCGTGGGCAGAATTACGATTACCTGAGGATACTGTTCGGGCAGCTAACCAGCGCTTCCACCTGA
- a CDS encoding SgcJ/EcaC family oxidoreductase, which produces MVLKQDWRNYSYKTNCEKDRNHSTAEQQIEQIIHRQQDAWNRGNAAGYSQDCDENLSFTNIVGEMAFGRQAFEAKHAFIFSHIFKGSRLEMDVRRIQFPAPNVALVDIVCTLRDYVALPPGVPPRPDGLLRTCLLEVLMRTEAGWRVVAYHNVDVKV; this is translated from the coding sequence ATGGTGCTTAAACAAGATTGGCGAAACTACAGTTATAAAACGAACTGTGAAAAGGACAGGAACCATAGTACCGCCGAACAGCAAATCGAGCAGATTATCCACCGCCAGCAGGACGCCTGGAATCGCGGCAACGCGGCAGGTTATTCGCAGGACTGTGATGAGAACCTGTCGTTCACCAACATCGTCGGCGAAATGGCTTTCGGGCGGCAGGCATTTGAAGCCAAACATGCGTTTATTTTCTCTCACATTTTCAAGGGCAGCCGATTGGAGATGGACGTTCGGCGCATTCAGTTCCCCGCGCCGAACGTTGCGCTGGTGGATATTGTCTGCACGCTGCGCGACTACGTCGCCCTGCCGCCAGGCGTACCACCCCGTCCGGACGGTCTCTTGCGCACCTGCCTGCTGGAGGTGCTGATGCGCACGGAGGCTGGCTGGCGGGTGGTTGCCTATCACAATGTGGATGTGAAGGTATGA
- a CDS encoding TapB family protein, protein MKKIFVWMILVVALSACGAPANSTPDSAPANSTPDSAPANSTPDSAPIKPTPTEPFSGVINEFESTQTPIANPTPEGDSNECDNPFYPVADEATWFFSISTGENAIHTMSVDDFGKFTITVKGANSTFTIDGQCNSEGVTIMNVPGAQTTYSGEYGSSAVTTVSVSGVSLPNNIAPGQQWTQTITVTTESGTSIIETNYTAVGFENVTVPAGEFYALKIEQDGYVTVFGQKVAMHGFNWYAEGVGPVKGAMDGAPVLELMMYDIPDKK, encoded by the coding sequence ATGAAGAAGATTTTTGTATGGATGATCCTTGTAGTGGCGCTTAGCGCCTGTGGGGCGCCTGCAAATTCAACGCCCGACTCGGCGCCTGCAAATTCAACGCCCGACTCGGCGCCTGCAAATTCAACGCCCGACTCGGCTCCAATCAAACCCACGCCCACTGAGCCGTTCAGCGGAGTGATCAATGAGTTCGAATCCACACAGACGCCGATCGCCAACCCCACCCCCGAAGGGGACAGCAACGAATGCGACAATCCCTTCTACCCCGTTGCGGACGAAGCCACCTGGTTTTTCAGCATTTCCACAGGCGAGAACGCCATCCATACCATGTCTGTGGATGACTTTGGCAAATTCACCATCACGGTGAAAGGCGCAAACAGCACGTTTACCATTGACGGTCAGTGCAACAGTGAGGGGGTCACCATCATGAACGTCCCAGGCGCACAGACCACCTATTCGGGCGAATACGGCAGTTCAGCCGTTACCACGGTCAGCGTCAGCGGCGTGAGCCTGCCCAATAACATTGCTCCAGGTCAGCAGTGGACGCAGACCATCACGGTTACCACGGAGTCGGGCACTTCGATTATTGAGACCAACTACACGGCGGTTGGATTTGAAAACGTCACCGTGCCGGCGGGAGAGTTCTACGCACTGAAAATCGAACAGGATGGGTATGTGACAGTCTTTGGGCAGAAGGTGGCAATGCACGGCTTCAACTGGTATGCCGAGGGCGTCGGTCCGGTCAAAGGCGCGATGGACGGCGCGCCGGTCCTTGAATTGATGATGTATGACATTCCCGATAAGAAATGA
- a CDS encoding transposase, whose product MSACDELHSKMEEPIRPLVDVKHAHHLSNWLWIVCGILLSGSVALSKIALYLPLTAQAEGRIARIRRWLKNVYVDVWQFYRPLLEKVLQGWQAAEAAVILDGVMVFGDRLQIFRLSLRHGSRAIPLSWVVVPGKGLTSVERLRPLIQRAAEFLAPRVGAVVFPADRGFRDVEWAALCLEVGWHYVIRLANNTLITLEDGRRLSIAAPGVPPGEACYWRNAAITQSQDWPANLSVTWTKGARGQAPELLAVMSDRRACNQRLREYGWRMSIEESFRDDKSGGFDLEHTRLQDPQRLERLLLAVAIATLWRHELGEQALHDHSVQAELDPGGKRRELSIFQLGLRFLRRCLLALTTARLPKLRLVLSNLALEPLSPRHLAKEKCQ is encoded by the coding sequence ATGAGCGCCTGTGATGAATTGCACTCGAAAATGGAAGAACCCATTCGTCCGCTTGTCGACGTCAAACACGCCCATCACCTCTCGAATTGGTTGTGGATCGTCTGCGGGATTCTGCTCAGTGGTTCGGTCGCATTAAGCAAGATTGCCCTTTACTTGCCCCTCACGGCGCAAGCGGAAGGGCGGATTGCTCGCATTCGCCGTTGGTTGAAGAATGTGTACGTCGATGTCTGGCAATTCTACCGTCCCCTGCTGGAGAAGGTGTTGCAAGGATGGCAAGCCGCAGAGGCGGCGGTGATCCTGGACGGCGTCATGGTCTTCGGCGACCGCTTGCAGATTTTCCGTCTCTCCTTGCGACATGGCAGTCGTGCCATCCCTTTGTCCTGGGTGGTCGTGCCGGGCAAAGGGCTGACCAGCGTCGAACGGTTGCGTCCATTGATCCAGCGGGCCGCAGAGTTCCTGGCCCCACGCGTCGGCGCCGTTGTGTTTCCGGCCGATCGCGGCTTTCGCGATGTAGAATGGGCCGCTCTGTGTCTGGAAGTCGGTTGGCATTATGTCATCCGACTGGCCAACAACACCCTCATCACTCTGGAGGATGGCCGCCGCCTGTCCATCGCGGCGCCGGGTGTGCCGCCTGGGGAAGCCTGCTATTGGCGGAACGCGGCCATCACCCAGTCGCAGGACTGGCCTGCCAACCTCTCTGTAACCTGGACCAAAGGCGCACGCGGTCAGGCGCCGGAATTGCTGGCCGTGATGAGCGATCGGCGCGCCTGCAACCAGCGGTTGCGTGAATATGGTTGGCGTATGAGCATTGAAGAGAGTTTCCGCGATGACAAATCGGGCGGCTTTGACCTGGAACATACACGCCTCCAAGACCCGCAACGGCTAGAACGCCTGTTGTTGGCGGTCGCAATCGCCACACTTTGGCGTCACGAATTGGGCGAGCAGGCGCTCCACGATCACAGCGTCCAGGCCGAACTCGACCCAGGCGGCAAGCGCCGCGAACTCAGCATCTTCCAACTAGGCCTGCGATTCCTCAGGCGGTGTTTGTTAGCGCTTACCACCGCGCGCTTACCCAAATTGCGGTTGGTTTTGTCCAACTTGGCGCTCGAGCCCCTCTCACCAAGACACCTGGCCAAGGAGAAATGTCAGTGA
- a CDS encoding restriction endonuclease subunit M has protein sequence MLNPAKVSDILKGEQNIGLSKIAHLDKQLFQRFKSKFAVQPSLSRLLVSFQANKTRPVYRWYKFKEAFSASLVEHLFHKYGITAGRILDPFAGSGTALFAASAMGIDADGIELLPIGHEIITAKRILDAEFTSEDFERLRRWSELRVWEQSETRVPLPELRITQGAYPGKTKEAIEKYIGACQQENSRVQAVLRFALLCVLESISFTRKDGQYLRWDYRSGRTHGKKIFDKGEIPEFGQAISEKLNEILEDASPVHQTTLFPIEKLQGQICLYDGSCLQVLPRLSDNAYDAIMTSPPYCNRYDYTRTYALELALLGTGEQGLLRLRQEMLSCTVENRAKDLLSINPLWTTALAAADEQDLLQAILTYLEDQKAQRALNNNGIPRMVGGYFYEMACVIAECARVLKPNAPLFMVNDNVRYAGASISVDMILSDIAEKLGFQVDHILVLPNGKGNSSQQMGEHGREPLRKCIYVWRKS, from the coding sequence ATGTTGAATCCAGCCAAGGTTTCTGACATTTTGAAAGGCGAGCAGAATATAGGCCTGAGTAAAATAGCCCACTTGGATAAACAGCTATTTCAACGTTTCAAAAGTAAATTCGCCGTTCAGCCCTCACTCTCTCGGCTTCTGGTCAGTTTTCAAGCGAACAAAACCAGGCCTGTTTATCGCTGGTACAAGTTCAAAGAAGCGTTCTCGGCTTCTTTAGTTGAGCATCTATTTCATAAGTATGGCATTACCGCAGGCAGAATCTTGGATCCTTTTGCGGGCAGTGGGACAGCTTTATTTGCCGCAAGTGCGATGGGCATAGATGCGGACGGTATCGAACTATTACCCATCGGTCACGAAATCATTACGGCCAAGCGAATTCTGGATGCAGAATTTACATCCGAAGATTTCGAGAGATTGCGCCGGTGGTCGGAGCTAAGAGTCTGGGAGCAATCAGAAACGCGCGTTCCCTTGCCAGAGCTGCGAATCACACAAGGAGCTTATCCAGGAAAAACAAAAGAAGCCATTGAGAAATATATAGGCGCGTGCCAACAAGAGAACAGCCGCGTCCAGGCTGTCTTGCGCTTTGCTTTACTTTGCGTGTTAGAGTCTATCAGTTTTACTCGAAAGGATGGTCAATACCTTCGGTGGGACTATCGTTCTGGACGTACACACGGTAAGAAGATTTTCGATAAGGGTGAAATTCCAGAGTTCGGGCAAGCCATCAGCGAAAAGCTAAACGAGATTTTAGAAGATGCATCGCCCGTTCACCAAACAACTCTGTTCCCTATTGAAAAACTCCAAGGCCAAATCTGTTTGTATGATGGCTCATGTCTTCAAGTATTGCCCCGATTATCCGATAATGCCTACGATGCCATTATGACCTCACCGCCTTACTGCAACCGTTATGATTATACGCGCACGTATGCGCTGGAATTGGCGTTATTGGGCACAGGTGAACAAGGACTATTACGACTCCGCCAAGAGATGCTCAGTTGCACGGTGGAGAACCGTGCAAAAGACCTGTTAAGTATCAATCCGTTATGGACAACGGCGCTGGCTGCCGCTGATGAGCAGGATCTGTTACAGGCCATCCTGACCTACTTGGAAGACCAAAAAGCGCAAAGAGCCTTGAACAACAATGGTATTCCCAGGATGGTCGGGGGCTATTTCTATGAAATGGCTTGCGTTATTGCAGAATGTGCGCGTGTTCTAAAGCCGAACGCTCCCTTGTTTATGGTCAATGATAATGTCCGTTATGCAGGAGCGAGCATTTCCGTAGATATGATTCTCTCTGATATTGCAGAGAAATTAGGCTTTCAAGTTGACCATATCCTCGTTTTGCCAAACGGCAAGGGAAATAGTAGCCAGCAGATGGGGGAACATGGACGCGAACCCCTGCGCAAGTGTATTTACGTCTGGAGAAAATCGTGA